A single Pan troglodytes isolate AG18354 chromosome 19, NHGRI_mPanTro3-v2.0_pri, whole genome shotgun sequence DNA region contains:
- the FAM20A gene encoding pseudokinase FAM20A isoform X2, whose product MLQLPPTRPHLQHWGLHFNMRFGGDRHPNHIPWRHKMYREQMNLTSLDPPLQLRLEASWVQFHLGINRHGLYSRSSPVVSKLLQDMRHFPTISADYSQDEKALLGACDCTQIVKPSGVHLKLVLRFSDFGKAMFKPMRQQRDEETPVDFFYFIDFQRHNAEIAAFHLDRILDFRRVPPTVGRIVNVTKEILEVTKNEILQSVFFVSPASNVCFFAKCPYMCKTEYAVCGNPHLLEGSLSAFLPSLNLAPRLSVPNPWIRSYTLAGKEEWEVNPLYCDTVKQIYPYNSSQRLLNVIDMAIFDFLIGNMDRHHYEMFTKFGDDGFLIHLDNARGFGRHSHDEISILSPLSQCCMIKKKTLLHLQLLAQADYRLSDVMRESLLEDQLSPVLTEPHLLALDRRLQTILRTVEGCIVAHGQQSVIVDGPVEQSAPDSGQANLTS is encoded by the exons ATGTtacaattacctcccaccaggccccaccttcaacactggggactacatttcaacatgagatttggaggggacagacatccaaaccatatcccaTG GCGACACAAGATGTACAGAGAGCAGATGAACCTTACCTCCCTGGACCCCCCACTGCAGCTCCGACTCGAGGCCAGCTGGGTCCAGTTCCACCTGGGTATTAACCGCCATGGGCTCTACTCCCGGTCCAGTCCTGTTGTCAGCAAACTTCTGCAAGATATGAGGCACTTTCCCACCATCAGTGCTG ATTACAGTCAAGATGAGAAAGCCTTGCTGGGAGCATGTGACTGCACCCAGA TTGTGAAACCCAGTGGGGTCCACCTCAAGCTGGTGCTGAGGTTCTCGGATTTCGGGAAGGCCATGTTCAAACCCATGAG acaGCAGCGAGATGAGGAGACACCAGTGGACTTCTTCTACTTCATTGACTTTCAGAGACACAATGCTGAGATCGCAGCTTTCCATCTGGACAG GATTCTGGACTTCCGACGGGTGCCGCCAACAGTGGGGAGGATAGTAAATGTCACCAAGGAAATCCTAGAGGTCACCAAGAATGaaatcctgcagagtgttttctttGTCTCTCCAG CGAGCAACGTGTGCTTCTTCGCCAAGTGTCCATACATGTGCAAGACGGAGTATGCTGTCTGTGGCAACCCACACCTGCTGGAGGgttccctctctgccttcctgccGTCCCTCAACCTGGCCCCCAGGCTGTCTGTGCCCAACCCCTGGATCCGCTCCTACACACTGGCAGGAAAAGAGGA GTGGGAGGTCAATCCCCTTTACTGTGACACAGTGAAACAGATCTACCCGTACAACAGCAGCCAGCGGCTCCTCAATGTCATCGACATGGCCATCTTCGACTTCTTGATAG GGAATATGGACCGGCACCATTATGAGATGTTCACCAAGTTCGGGGATGATGGGTTCCTTATTCACCTTGACAATGCCAGAGG GTTTGGACGACACTCCCATGATGAAATCTCCATCCTCTCGCCTCTCTCCCAGTGCTGCAT GATAAAAAAGAAGACACTTTTGCacctgcagctgctggcccaagCCGACTACAGACTCAGCGATGTGATGCGAGAATCACTGCTGGAAGACCAGCTCAGCCCTGTCCTCACTGAACCCCACCTCCTTGCCCTGGATCGAAGGCTCCAAACCATCCTAAGGACAGTGGAGGGGTGCATAGTGGCCCATGGACAGCAGAGTGTCATAGTCGACGGCCCAGTGGAACAATCGGCCCCAGACTCTGGCCAGGCTAACTTGACTAGCTAA